The stretch of DNA CTGCAATATTTTTACCTTGCATGTGAGGTTATAAATGATTAGAAGCTATACTTATTGATTGTTTCCCTAGTAAGTGGCCTTTGAATTGGTTTACTATGATGTAAACCATTTTTTGGGTGCTCATTTTAAATTGCACGAGCATCATTTTTCAATAAGTTCCTTGATTTTTACTTATTGCAACAGGGTGCAGTTGGATTAGCAATATGGGTGCCCTCTGTGACAACTCAGCCAAAAGAGTCAGAGGCATCAAATACAAAGATTTCTCCGCGAGGTTATTCTGCTGTTTCACTAGTGAAGACAAAGATGATGATGTTTGGAGGCGAAACTAGTCATAGAAATGATATAGAACTCCTCTGCCATGAAAACTTTAGTGGTCATAAACAAATAGATGTTGACATTTTACTGGAAAATATGAAGGTTCATCCTTTCCCGTTACCTTTCGAAGTTATTCATCTATAAAGCCAAGGTAGTGCATATTTTTCCTTATGCATTGCTTTTCGGCAAGCTTTTCTCCACAGAAATCAATTTAAATGATGTTTTTTCTACTCTATCAGGTTTCACAGGCAATGTCAGCAACTTCTTAAAGATTTCCCTGAACCAAACTGTGAGGGAGGCCCTGAGTTGCATGCGTGATGGTCAGCATTGATTGTCTTCTCGTGGTTGAAGATGAAGATTTTCTAGAAGGAATCTTGACAGATGGGGATTTCAAACGCTGGTTGACGAAAAGATTTGGTGACTCTTCTAGCAGTGATTCAGCTGAGTATGCTATTTTCATCTTCTCACCGATCTCAAATGAAATCCCTTTTAGATACAAATCTCTGTTTGCAAATGGTTGCTGATGTATGATGGACTTTCTTGTGCATGGTTTTGCAGGTAAATACTTGCACTATTTCCTCTATCTTAACTCGTGGGATAAGCTATAATGGGCGAGAATGTGGACCTTTGATCTGCTATCCGGATACTGATCTGACGATGGCCAAGCAGCTGATGGAGGCAAAAGGAATCAAACAGTTGCCTGTGATCAAGCGTGCAGAAGATGGTCAGAGAGAAAGGAGAAGACGCAAGATTGCAGGAGTTCTTTATTATGATTCAATCTGGACTTGTCTCAGGTAACTGCTTGTTCATAGCATATGTCACATTCTCTTCCTGTTTCTCAAGCCTATGCACCCTTTCCTTAAGGttttaaattgatttatatGGCAATGCCTAGTTATATGTATTTGTGTGCGAATAGGCCTTATAGAGTTTCTACATCTTTCTGAGCCTTCTAAAATCTGGTAATTGCCTTTTTCTGCTTGTTCAGAGACGAACTGTATCGTCAGAAGTCAGTCACATTGCATGAAGAAGGCGACAACGGGAAATTGATGATAACAAACGGCCATCAGCGACAAAGCGTTTGAAGAAATGCCATCAACATTTCGGTGAGGGATCAAAGTGCTTACACCAGAAAATCATATTTGCCCGGGATTTTGCATCGGAGATCTTTCTCAGTCCTTATGACCACAGTGACTATAAATGTAATATAGCTCTTACCATTTTCTTGTACTACATGATAATTTCCGGCAGATTAAATTGTCAAATACCGGAAAGATCTGAGTTGAGTTGAATATTATTTGGCAGGAAATGTAAGTTCTCAACGACCATCGTAATGTATAAAAGCTTAACACAAAATCATATATctaagttttgttttttatacTTTTGAATCTCCATCCATGATTTATGTAGTGACTTAGt from Salvia splendens isolate huo1 unplaced genomic scaffold, SspV2 ctg964, whole genome shotgun sequence encodes:
- the LOC121791911 gene encoding chloride channel protein CLC-f-like; amino-acid sequence: MVSIDCLLVVEDEDFLEGILTDGDFKRWLTKRFGDSSSSDSAEYAIFIFSPISNEIPFRYKSLFVNTCTISSILTRGISYNGRECGPLICYPDTDLTMAKQLMEAKGIKQLPVIKRAEDGQRERRRRKIAGVLYYDSIWTCLRDELYRQKSVTLHEEGDNGKLMITNGHQRQSV